The Suricata suricatta isolate VVHF042 chromosome 3, meerkat_22Aug2017_6uvM2_HiC, whole genome shotgun sequence genome contains the following window.
CAAAGGGCTCTAGATTATTTCTAAGGTGCCTTTTAGGGCTAACATGTTCCAAGTCTAACCAATTGAGTTGTAGATGTAGGAGTGATGAAGTGGGGTGCGCACTACAACTCCCGGCATGCCTCACACTAGCCAGCCAGGCAGCATGGCCTTCTGGGAAACGGAGGTCCCCTAAGATCTCCTCCACAGGGACTGGGCAGAGCCCCTCAAGGAACCCCAAATCTCAGCTTGCTGTGGCCCCCTGCTGGCCAGGAGTTGGAGCACAGTTTTATGGTCACCATAATGAGGACTCCCTCCTATGAGTGTTGGAAGGTGAGGGGACCTGTTCTTTGTCTCAAGTCCCAAGACCATAGCAGGCATCGCCTCCGCTGTAATCCTCTTTGTGGCTGTGGTTGCCACCACCATCTGCTGCTTCCTCTGTTCCTGCTGCTACCTGTACCGCCGGCGCCAGCATCTGCAGAGCCCATTTGAAGGTACGTACAGCGCTGGGCAAGACGAACCTGAGATAGGCTAAGCAGAGCTGAACGAAATGATGGGCCGCAGAGAGTTCACGGATGTGTGAATTGCATAGTAGTGTGTGCGTTTGTGTACACCCACCCGCCAGCGTGTAACCACTGAAATAACGTGCCAGGGCTGTCTGTGTATGTGAAATCGGACTGCACGGACACGTCCGTGCGTGCGTGTGAGTATTCATCTGTGTGCGGCACACCGTCTGTCAGCAGTGGTGTGTGTGCAGTGggtacatgcatgcacatgacTCTGGGAAAGCACAGGAACTGGGGTCTGTCTATGGCGGTGAGCATTCGCTGGGCGTGCTCCAGTGTACAATGGAACGTGTGCCTGAGCGCTGGCACGTGACTGCCTATCCACCCACACCTGATGGACATGGGAACCGTGACCCCCGCATGGGGAATTGGTGTGGGAGGGAGGGCCTAGGGGAGGACCCCCTTGGTGGCAGCTCTGCTAGATTACAAGATACCAGCCCCGGGAGCTGCCCCCACCTTGCCTAAGTGGGACATTCCCCAGTCTGTGTTCTCTGGTTTGCAAGGCCTCTGAAACCTGCTGAGGGGAGCAAATCTGTTAAACACAGATTGACCCACTGGGACCACGTGCACAGCTCCCTGTTCTACTCTGCCAAGCAATGTCTGGCAGGCAGAGGCAGCAGGTGGCCAGCCTGGAGCCTTTCCAGAACAGGGAGCAGGGGTCCAGGGGTGCTTACTTGGTTTCCTGGACCGGAGGAGGAGGCTTCCTCCCATGGAGGTGGAGCTCTGAATGCTGGTCCTTGTCCCCCACCTAGGCCAGGAGATTCCAATGACAGGCATCCCAGTGCAGCCAGTGTACCCATACCCCCAGGACCCCAAAGCTGGCCCCGCACCCCCACAGCCTGGCTACATGTACCCTCCTAGTGGTCCTCCCCAGTATCCACTCTACCCGGCTGGGCCCCCTATCTACAACCCTGCAGGTAAGTGAGCAGTCCGGAGCCACTTGttcctgcctgccccctgcccctgtgcTGGGACCGCCCCTGCCCCTGTCTCCCCCTCAGTCCTTCTCCCGGACGTGTACCTCAGCTGGAAACATCCAGGCTACCTCTTCTGCATGGATCCTTCATGCCTCTGGGATTTTGGGGTCACTTCACATCCTCCCTGTGCCACTCCTGACCTCATCCTGTCTCCTTGGTTTTCAGCTCCTCCCCCCTATATGCCGCCACAGCCCTCCTACCCAGGAGCCTGAGGAACCAGCTGTGTCTCTGCTGCCCCTTCAAtaatgcccctcccctgtatCTGCATCTGgccctgggggtgggcagggggcctcTACTCACCAGGCCCCAGAAAAAGCCAAGCCCTGGGTCCTACTGGTGATGGAGCCCCAGGGAAGTAGACCAGGAGCTGAGCTGGAACTTGGCCATGTGctaggggtgggtggggagggcttcGGATGGGGGCACTATTTTTACCTGGGGCAAGAGAAGGACATGAAAGCCTGGGTCAAAGCCCCTGCTTTCTCAGAGTCCCTCTACTCTCAGGATCccagctggggaggctggggcccGTCCTGTTCGCTCACTGTGggccggggcggggtggggagtgggctCCATCAGCCATGTGCAGAAGCCCTGCTCCTGGCTGCCCCCTGGCCAGGGCTCCAACCTGCTGGATTAAAGCTGCAAAGCTGTAACTTATGTCGGTTTGCCTCATTGGGCCCATCCACACCTTCCAGGAGGAGCTCTGCCTTCAGCTGGGCCTTGAGTGCTGCTGGTCCCACCTTTTCcaagcagcaggggaggggtggagcgGGGTGGAGGCaccagggctggaacccagcaCCACGCTTGCCCCCCTTCCACAAGCAGAACCACCCCAGGCTGAGGGCTCCTTGAGCTGGTTCCCAAGCTAGTGAGGTGGGTCTTGCCacagtggggatggggggggtgcTCATTTGCATTACAGGGATTCCCCACTAGGGGTCAGGAGCCTGTGACCTATAAGGCGCTGCAAATTGTACAAAGGCACCTTCCCCGTTTCCAGGACTTAGCTTCACATGTGGGCCCTGCCACTGCTGACCTTGAGTGTGTCTCAGAAGGTCTCCAAGTCCCAGTTTTCTCAGCTACACAATGGGGATAATGCCTCAGGGTAAATTATGTACATGAAACTGTGACCCCCCCCATCCTTCCTGGTCTGAGAGGTTCTAGGACTAGAGGCCAAGTGGAGAGGCTGGGCCACCCAAGAGGCTGGTGCAAGGTGTTTCTGTCAGCTGCTGTTTCTGTCAGCTGCCTTGGACCATCAGGGGACCCAAAGACATTACGTCCCCCGTTGAGCCAGGTGGACGACCCCACCCTTGGAGATGTGTATACATCTAGCTAGACCCTTATCCCTTGCCTTATTCCCTGAGGACCTGGTCCTTGTGCTCTCAGGACTTGTCTGGTGACAGATCCAGGGaaggaaattttatagtttttaattcaAGTGGGAAAAGTGCCAGCTCAGCTTGGCAACACCACCACCAACCAAGCGTCTCCTTTCCCCCAACACCCATATGCTCAGCACCCCCCTTCCCTCACCCTCCAAGGCcctccagccctgcagccctgctGGGTTCTGCATATGGCCTTTGTGCTAACCATGCCCTCTGGCGCCCGTATAATGTCAGGGAGGCTCTTGTCACccaggctggaggtggggagctCCTGGGCCAGCAGGAAATCTTCAGGGGGGTCCAAGAGTCCTCCCCAGGAACTGaccaagacagaaagagaaagctaaTGCTGGTGGAGACAGAACTGGGGCCACAGCTGCAAATCCACTCTCTCTGAggatggggaagagaggtggGAGCTGGGGTCGCAGAGTATCCTGGCTTCCAGTCTGCAAATTCTGCCTTCATTCACACTTTAGGAGAGAGGGTCATCAAGGTTTGGAactccatctcctctctctctcccagtctctctaccccccacccaccacccccaagCTGAGAGGTGGAGGAGATTGGCAGGACAAGGATTCTGAGTTTCCCTAAGAAAAGAGGTGTAAATGAATGCACAGCCATGCCAGTCAGAATTAATTATCCTCAAGTCCACAATCTGGGGCCAATTAAAAATTGCTTTGTCGTCTCGGGAGGAAGGCAGTTTTATCCCAGGCATAGCTGCCTCCCAGAAGGGTAGAATCTCCCCTCCCCAACATTTCCAGTCAATTAACTGCAAAGCACTGAGAATTCTAAGGAAGAGGATAACTATGGCAGAAGGGGGCTTTCACATGCCCCAAGCAGAGAGGAGGCCCCTCTCACATTCTCTAGTTCTGTAAATAGGGAAGCCCCGGCACCTCTCCCAGAGCTCTACATGTATGACCCCATCTCATCTGCAtccccaggggcctggggccagcAGGAGCACAGAGCTGTCCCTCCCATCGCTTTGTTCAGCACCCCTGGAAACCAGGCAGGCACCCTACAAGGGGAGCAACATGCAGGGCGGGAGGAGCAGTGACCCTCCAGGACTGGGGTCTCCAACGGTGTAAATGGGGTCCTGCTGGGCTGTGAGGGCACACTGAGGACCCTAAGGGGAGCAGGCACAGTTGGAGAGCACTCTACATGCAAACCAGGGCACCTGTTTCTTGGCCACCTttacaggcaggggagaggggaggctgagCTCAAAGAGGGAAGGCAAGGGTTCAGATGCAGGGAGAGAGCTGGGTCAGAGGTGAATGAGAATTCAATGGGGGCCTGAGGAAGGACAGATGAACAAGGAAAGGGAGcttggaggggaggaagaggtatagaatggaGGCAGCTGGGAAAGTGGACACCTCaggcaaggaggaaggagggTCGGTGAGATAAAGGCAGAGGAGTTAGAGGCCTAGAGAAGCTGCATGGCCCAGCGGGGAGCAGGTAGAGCACTGGGCAGGGACGAGGGACGCCtgaagaggtggggggagactcACCAGGCCTAGACTCCCAGGCCAgtagcccaccccccacaccaCAGGTGGCACAAGCCCTAGCTGGGCCTCAGACTTT
Protein-coding sequences here:
- the SHISA4 gene encoding protein shisa-4 codes for the protein MRPRGLCGAAPLAAAALLVLGAPLALAGEDCLWYLDRNGSWHPGFNCEFTFCCGTCYHRYCCRDLTLLITERQQKHCLAFSPKTIAGIASAVILFVAVVATTICCFLCSCCYLYRRRQHLQSPFEGQEIPMTGIPVQPVYPYPQDPKAGPAPPQPGYMYPPSGPPQYPLYPAGPPIYNPAAPPPYMPPQPSYPGA